In Apium graveolens cultivar Ventura chromosome 10, ASM990537v1, whole genome shotgun sequence, the following are encoded in one genomic region:
- the LOC141693006 gene encoding WRKY transcription factor 55-like isoform X3 → MEEIVSLIYNGCRLARDLEVNLPNLANQPEILWNNCHEIVRIFTDTRDRINAQFGGGNQSENVGGAMQQWLQLVQQQEGGSEGAVMVPSETERWTAGGRGEQQLQPLDGAVSAARGATFQRMRRRKDDADKRSIRVPAPQMGNTEIPPEDGFTWRKYGQKEILGSRFPRVDSSSGTVAGPSTARDVGNQYYDEPLTEFVDVMFNSGSSSNSNMDLIFSTATEDQKWDSGENKQD, encoded by the exons aTGGAGGAGATAGTTTCTTTGATCTATAATGGATGTAGGTTAGCTAGAGATCTTGAAGTGAACTTGCCGAATTTAGCAAACCAGCCTGAGATTCTTTGGAATAATTGCCATGAGATTGTAAGAATCTTTACTGACACGAGAGACCGAATTAATGCTCAATTTGGCGGCGGGAATCAGTCAGAGAATGTTGGTGGAGCAATGCAGCAGTGGCTACAGCTTGTGCAGCAGCAAGAAGGCGGATCGGAGGGCGCCGTCATGGTGCCCTCCGAGACGGAAAGGTGGACGGCTGGTGGGCGTGGTGAGCAGCAGCTGCAGCCTTTGGATGGAGCTGTCTCTGCAGCTAGAGGTGCAACATTTCAAAGAATGCGAAGAAG GAAAGACGATGCAGATAAACGGAGCATAAGAGTACCGGCTCCTCAAATGGGGAACACTGAGATTCCACCGGAGGATGGCTTTACGTGGAGAAAATACGGTCAAAAGGAGATTCTGGGCTCTAGATTCCCACG GGTTGATAGTAGCAGTGGTACTGTGGCCGGCCCTTCTACGGCTCGAGATGTTGGTAATCAGTACTATGATGAACCATTAACGGAATTTGTGGATGTTATGTTTAATTCTGGCAGTAGCAGCAACTCAAACATGGACCTCATTTTTTCTACAGCTACAGAAGATCAAAAATGGGACAGTGGAGAAAACAAGCAAGACTAG
- the LOC141693006 gene encoding WRKY transcription factor 55-like isoform X2, which produces MEEIVSLIYNGCRLARDLEVNLPNLANQPEILWNNCHEIVRIFTDTRDRINAQFGGGNQSENVGGAMQQWLQLVQQQEGGSEGAVMVPSETERWTAGGRGEQQLQPLDGAVSAARGATFQRMRRRKDDADKRSIRVPAPQMGNTEIPPEDGFTWRKYGQKEILGSRFPRGYYRCTHQKLYQCPAKKQVQRLDNDPFTFEVIYRGEHTCTGSSTAPSMSALPLTMNSTQLLHTSSTTTSLPGSPWLSISTQPADVDTTNTNPFVNMHMFGRVDSSSGTVAGPSTARDVATEDQKWDSGENKQD; this is translated from the exons aTGGAGGAGATAGTTTCTTTGATCTATAATGGATGTAGGTTAGCTAGAGATCTTGAAGTGAACTTGCCGAATTTAGCAAACCAGCCTGAGATTCTTTGGAATAATTGCCATGAGATTGTAAGAATCTTTACTGACACGAGAGACCGAATTAATGCTCAATTTGGCGGCGGGAATCAGTCAGAGAATGTTGGTGGAGCAATGCAGCAGTGGCTACAGCTTGTGCAGCAGCAAGAAGGCGGATCGGAGGGCGCCGTCATGGTGCCCTCCGAGACGGAAAGGTGGACGGCTGGTGGGCGTGGTGAGCAGCAGCTGCAGCCTTTGGATGGAGCTGTCTCTGCAGCTAGAGGTGCAACATTTCAAAGAATGCGAAGAAG GAAAGACGATGCAGATAAACGGAGCATAAGAGTACCGGCTCCTCAAATGGGGAACACTGAGATTCCACCGGAGGATGGCTTTACGTGGAGAAAATACGGTCAAAAGGAGATTCTGGGCTCTAGATTCCCACG CGGATATTACAGGTGCACGCACCAGAAATTGTACCAGTGCCCTGCAAAGAAACAAGTCCAGCGCCTGGACAACGACCCCTTCACCTTTGAAGTGATTTACCGTGGCGAACACACATGCACTGGATCATCAACAGCACCCTCCATGTCAGCATTGCCATTAACAATGAATAGCACCCAATTATTGCATACATCATCCACTACTACTTCACTTCCTGGAAGCCCTTGGCTGTCCATAAGTACCCAACCTGCGGATGTTGACACTACAAATACTAATCCCTTTGTAAACATGCATATGTTTGGCAGGGTTGATAGTAGCAGTGGTACTGTGGCCGGCCCTTCTACGGCTCGAGATGTTG CTACAGAAGATCAAAAATGGGACAGTGGAGAAAACAAGCAAGACTAG
- the LOC141693006 gene encoding WRKY transcription factor 55-like isoform X1, which produces MEEIVSLIYNGCRLARDLEVNLPNLANQPEILWNNCHEIVRIFTDTRDRINAQFGGGNQSENVGGAMQQWLQLVQQQEGGSEGAVMVPSETERWTAGGRGEQQLQPLDGAVSAARGATFQRMRRRKDDADKRSIRVPAPQMGNTEIPPEDGFTWRKYGQKEILGSRFPRGYYRCTHQKLYQCPAKKQVQRLDNDPFTFEVIYRGEHTCTGSSTAPSMSALPLTMNSTQLLHTSSTTTSLPGSPWLSISTQPADVDTTNTNPFVNMHMFGRVDSSSGTVAGPSTARDVGNQYYDEPLTEFVDVMFNSGSSSNSNMDLIFSTATEDQKWDSGENKQD; this is translated from the exons aTGGAGGAGATAGTTTCTTTGATCTATAATGGATGTAGGTTAGCTAGAGATCTTGAAGTGAACTTGCCGAATTTAGCAAACCAGCCTGAGATTCTTTGGAATAATTGCCATGAGATTGTAAGAATCTTTACTGACACGAGAGACCGAATTAATGCTCAATTTGGCGGCGGGAATCAGTCAGAGAATGTTGGTGGAGCAATGCAGCAGTGGCTACAGCTTGTGCAGCAGCAAGAAGGCGGATCGGAGGGCGCCGTCATGGTGCCCTCCGAGACGGAAAGGTGGACGGCTGGTGGGCGTGGTGAGCAGCAGCTGCAGCCTTTGGATGGAGCTGTCTCTGCAGCTAGAGGTGCAACATTTCAAAGAATGCGAAGAAG GAAAGACGATGCAGATAAACGGAGCATAAGAGTACCGGCTCCTCAAATGGGGAACACTGAGATTCCACCGGAGGATGGCTTTACGTGGAGAAAATACGGTCAAAAGGAGATTCTGGGCTCTAGATTCCCACG CGGATATTACAGGTGCACGCACCAGAAATTGTACCAGTGCCCTGCAAAGAAACAAGTCCAGCGCCTGGACAACGACCCCTTCACCTTTGAAGTGATTTACCGTGGCGAACACACATGCACTGGATCATCAACAGCACCCTCCATGTCAGCATTGCCATTAACAATGAATAGCACCCAATTATTGCATACATCATCCACTACTACTTCACTTCCTGGAAGCCCTTGGCTGTCCATAAGTACCCAACCTGCGGATGTTGACACTACAAATACTAATCCCTTTGTAAACATGCATATGTTTGGCAGGGTTGATAGTAGCAGTGGTACTGTGGCCGGCCCTTCTACGGCTCGAGATGTTGGTAATCAGTACTATGATGAACCATTAACGGAATTTGTGGATGTTATGTTTAATTCTGGCAGTAGCAGCAACTCAAACATGGACCTCATTTTTTCTACAGCTACAGAAGATCAAAAATGGGACAGTGGAGAAAACAAGCAAGACTAG